A DNA window from Streptomyces canus contains the following coding sequences:
- a CDS encoding heavy metal translocating P-type ATPase — MTSTAPEKAVPGTVSAPVSAVELSIGGMTCASCAARIEKKLNRIDGVTATVNFATEKAKVSYPDGIEVADLIATVEKTGYTAEEPPPPVSGTGDEGEAPAADGEVLSLRRRLYVSLVLTVPVVLMAMVPALQFDNWQWLSLTLAAPVVAWGALPFHKAAWTNARHGAATMDTLVSIGTLAALGWSVWALFWGDAGMPGMRHGFEFTVSRGGGSSSIYLEAAAGVTTFILAGRYLEARAKRKSGAALRALMELGAKDVSVLRGDREVRIPVGQLGVGDRFVVRPGEKIATDGTVVEGASAVDAAMLTGESVPVDVSVGDAVTGATVNAGGRLVVEATRIGSDTQLARMAKLVEDAQNGKAEVQRLADRISGIFVPVVLFIAVATFGAWLGATGDTVSAFTAAIAVLIIACPCALGLATPTALMVGTGRGAQLGILIKGPEVLESTRRVDTVVLDKTGTVTTGRMELQDVFTAPGVGGTELLRLAGALEHASEHPIARAIATGAAEQAGSLPVPENFDNVAGLGVQGVVDGHAVLVGREKLLEEWAITLPQGLAKAKAAAEAEGRTAVAVAWDGEARGVLTVADAVKETSAEAVAELRRLGLTPVLLTGDNQLVAESVAKAVGIDEVIAEVLPQDKVAVVKRLQAEGRTVAMVGDGVNDAAALATADLGLAMGTGTDAAIEAGDLTLVRGDLRVAADAIRLSRRTLSTIKGNLFWAFGYNVAALPLAAFGMLNPMIAGAAMAFSSVFVVTNSLRLRSFR; from the coding sequence ATGACCAGCACGGCTCCTGAAAAGGCCGTCCCCGGGACGGTGTCCGCGCCCGTCTCCGCGGTGGAACTGTCCATCGGCGGCATGACCTGCGCCTCGTGCGCCGCACGCATCGAGAAGAAGCTCAACCGCATCGACGGCGTCACCGCGACCGTCAACTTCGCCACCGAGAAGGCGAAGGTCTCGTATCCGGACGGCATCGAGGTCGCCGACCTCATCGCCACCGTCGAGAAGACCGGCTACACCGCCGAGGAGCCACCCCCGCCCGTATCAGGAACGGGAGACGAGGGCGAGGCTCCGGCCGCGGACGGCGAAGTGCTGTCCCTGCGCCGGCGCCTGTACGTGTCGCTGGTGCTGACCGTGCCCGTCGTCCTGATGGCGATGGTGCCCGCTCTGCAGTTCGACAACTGGCAGTGGCTGTCGCTCACTCTGGCCGCTCCGGTCGTCGCCTGGGGCGCCCTCCCCTTCCACAAGGCCGCCTGGACAAACGCCCGGCACGGCGCCGCCACCATGGACACGCTGGTGTCGATCGGCACGCTCGCGGCGCTCGGCTGGTCCGTGTGGGCGCTGTTCTGGGGAGACGCCGGGATGCCGGGCATGCGCCACGGCTTCGAGTTCACCGTCTCCCGTGGCGGCGGTTCCTCCTCCATCTATCTGGAGGCCGCGGCCGGGGTGACCACGTTCATCCTCGCCGGGCGCTACCTGGAGGCGCGCGCCAAGAGGAAGTCGGGTGCCGCGCTGCGGGCGCTCATGGAGCTGGGCGCGAAAGACGTCTCGGTGCTGCGCGGCGACAGGGAAGTACGCATCCCGGTCGGCCAGTTGGGCGTCGGTGACCGCTTCGTCGTACGACCCGGGGAGAAGATCGCCACCGACGGCACCGTCGTCGAGGGCGCGTCGGCGGTGGACGCCGCCATGCTGACCGGCGAGTCGGTACCGGTGGACGTGAGCGTCGGGGACGCCGTCACCGGCGCGACCGTGAACGCCGGGGGCCGGCTGGTCGTCGAGGCGACCCGCATCGGCTCGGACACCCAGCTGGCGCGGATGGCGAAGCTGGTCGAGGACGCACAGAACGGCAAGGCCGAGGTGCAGCGCCTCGCCGACCGGATCTCCGGCATCTTCGTGCCGGTGGTCCTCTTCATCGCGGTCGCGACGTTCGGGGCCTGGCTCGGGGCCACCGGCGACACCGTGTCCGCCTTCACCGCCGCCATCGCCGTCCTGATCATCGCCTGCCCCTGCGCCCTGGGCCTGGCCACGCCGACCGCGCTGATGGTCGGCACCGGTCGCGGCGCCCAGCTCGGCATCCTCATCAAGGGCCCCGAGGTACTGGAGTCCACGCGTCGCGTCGACACCGTCGTGCTGGACAAGACCGGCACGGTGACCACAGGCCGGATGGAGCTCCAGGACGTCTTCACCGCACCGGGCGTGGGCGGGACCGAACTGCTGCGGCTGGCGGGCGCGTTGGAGCACGCGTCGGAGCATCCCATCGCCCGGGCCATCGCGACGGGCGCGGCCGAGCAGGCCGGAAGCCTGCCGGTCCCGGAGAACTTCGACAATGTGGCGGGCCTCGGCGTCCAGGGCGTCGTCGACGGACATGCCGTCCTCGTCGGGCGGGAGAAGCTTCTCGAGGAGTGGGCCATCACGCTCCCCCAGGGGCTGGCCAAGGCCAAGGCCGCCGCGGAGGCCGAGGGACGTACGGCGGTCGCCGTCGCCTGGGACGGCGAGGCGCGCGGTGTCCTCACCGTCGCGGACGCGGTCAAGGAGACCAGCGCCGAAGCGGTCGCCGAGTTGCGCAGGCTGGGGCTCACGCCCGTCCTGCTGACCGGCGACAACCAGCTCGTCGCCGAGTCGGTCGCCAAGGCCGTCGGCATCGACGAGGTGATCGCCGAAGTCCTGCCCCAGGACAAGGTGGCCGTGGTCAAGCGGCTCCAGGCGGAAGGCCGTACGGTCGCGATGGTCGGCGACGGCGTCAACGACGCGGCCGCCCTCGCCACCGCCGACCTGGGCCTGGCCATGGGCACCGGGACGGACGCGGCGATCGAGGCCGGTGACCTGACCCTCGTACGCGGCGACCTGCGGGTGGCGGCCGACGCGATCCGCCTGTCCCGCAGGACCCTGTCCACCATCAAGGGCAATCTGTTCTGGGCCTTCGGCTACAACGTCGCCGCGTTGCCGCTCGCCGCCTTCGGCATGCTCAACCCGATGATCGCGGGGGCGGCGATGGCCTTCTCGTCGGTGTTCGTGGTGACCAACAGCCTGCGGCTGCGGTCCTTCAGGTGA
- a CDS encoding GNAT family N-acetyltransferase, producing MTELGVVAWPLAPIRTERLVLRESEARDRAAFIELLASSDVHTYLGGPQPRDELERSVPETPGQRPGLFVIELDGAMIGTVEVSRREAERRGNVRPDAGEAELSYLFLPEAWGRGYAAEACAAALTWFADALPGVPVVLYTQTANARSMRLAAKLGFTEVQRFEKWDAEQWMGEWSPVIPPA from the coding sequence ATGACTGAACTCGGTGTCGTCGCCTGGCCACTTGCCCCGATCAGGACCGAGCGGCTCGTGCTCCGCGAGTCCGAGGCCCGGGACCGTGCGGCGTTCATCGAGCTGTTGGCCTCATCGGATGTGCATACCTACCTCGGTGGCCCTCAACCGCGTGATGAGCTCGAGCGCTCGGTGCCCGAGACGCCCGGGCAGCGCCCTGGCCTTTTCGTGATCGAGCTCGACGGAGCGATGATCGGCACTGTCGAGGTCAGTCGGCGCGAAGCGGAGCGTCGCGGCAATGTCCGTCCGGACGCGGGGGAGGCCGAGCTCAGCTACCTGTTCCTGCCGGAGGCATGGGGACGGGGGTACGCCGCCGAGGCGTGCGCAGCGGCACTCACGTGGTTCGCCGACGCGCTTCCCGGCGTGCCGGTGGTGCTCTACACCCAGACCGCCAACGCCCGCTCAATGCGCCTCGCCGCCAAGCTGGGATTCACCGAGGTGCAACGGTTCGAGAAGTGGGATGCCGAACAGTGGATGGGCGAGTGGTCCCCGGTCATTCCGCCCGCTTGA
- a CDS encoding IS5 family transposase (programmed frameshift), which produces MVERMVPDELWELFQRVVPLAPSRPQGGGRRRYGDREVLAAIIFVATTGCTWRRLPPVFGPSGPTAHRRFTEWTAARVWAKLHRLILDELGARGELDWSRCAIDSVNMRALKGELTGPNPVDRGKKGSKIHLITERTGLPLSIGISGANLHDSQALEPLVRGIPPIRSRRGPRRRRPAKLHADKGYDYDHLRRWLRKRGIRHRIARKGIESSTRLGRHRWTIERTMSWLGGCRRLHRCYERKAEHFLAFTAIACSLICYRRLTK; this is translated from the exons ATGGTCGAGCGCATGGTGCCGGACGAACTGTGGGAGCTTTTCCAGCGGGTGGTCCCACTTGCCCCATCGCGGCCGCAGGGCGGCGGACGGCGCCGGTACGGGGATCGTGAGGTGCTGGCTGCGATCATTTTTGTGGCCACGACGGGTTGCACCTGGCGGCGGTTGCCGCCGGTCTTCGGTCCGTCGGGGCCGACCGCGCACCGGCGCTTCACCGAGTGGACCGCCGCCCGGGTCTGGGCGAAACTGCATCGCCTCATCCTCGACGAACTGGGTGCGCGCGGAGAGTTGGACTGGTCGCGCTGCGCGATCGACTCGGTGAACATGCGGGCCCTGAAA GGGGAGCTGACAGGTCCGAATCCTGTCGACCGGGGCAAGAAGGGCTCGAAGATCCACTTGATCACCGAGCGGACCGGTTTGCCCCTCTCGATCGGGATCTCCGGTGCGAACCTGCACGACAGCCAGGCACTCGAGCCGCTCGTGCGTGGCATCCCGCCGATCCGTTCCCGGCGCGGCCCGCGCAGACGACGGCCCGCCAAGCTGCACGCGGACAAGGGCTACGACTACGACCACCTGCGCCGATGGCTGCGCAAGCGAGGTATCCGGCACCGCATCGCCCGCAAGGGCATTGAGTCCTCGACCCGGCTGGGCCGGCATCGCTGGACGATCGAGCGCACGATGTCCTGGCTGGGTGGCTGCCGCCGTTTGCACCGCTGCTACGAACGCAAGGCCGAGCACTTCCTGGCCTTCACCGCCATCGCCTGCAGCCTCATCTGCTACCGCAGGCTCACCAAATGA
- a CDS encoding NADH-quinone oxidoreductase subunit H: MAERTPLWAVLVLPSLLVAVALATAGLDAVFSAAARSGRPGSLRAAAVRAAGPAREVLRQLVQQPRRTRASDLPLARIGAALLPVAAVLAAVVLPLGFRSVSDLPEGIVWFNAMEALAWAAVWLAGWGANSTLSLIGGYRFLAQGLAYELPHMLAITTAALGAESLRVGEVVDAQAGLWFAVWMPAAFGIYLLSAMAMAFWGPFDQPVGHDVAGGAASELSGADRVLFLGGRWLLLVVAAGFSVPLFLGGGHGPLLPGWVWTVLKTAAVLAFLVWARRRVPTLRMERYLELAWVVLTPLAVVQALVVAAVVLNR, encoded by the coding sequence ATGGCTGAACGCACACCGCTGTGGGCGGTCCTCGTCCTGCCTTCTCTGCTCGTCGCGGTCGCTCTGGCGACGGCGGGCCTGGACGCCGTGTTCTCGGCGGCCGCGCGGAGCGGACGGCCCGGGTCCCTGCGTGCGGCGGCCGTCCGTGCGGCGGGGCCCGCGCGCGAGGTGCTGCGGCAGCTCGTGCAACAGCCGCGGCGGACCCGGGCGTCCGACCTGCCGCTGGCCCGGATCGGAGCGGCTCTCCTGCCCGTCGCCGCCGTCCTGGCGGCCGTCGTACTGCCGCTCGGCTTCCGGTCGGTGAGCGATCTGCCGGAGGGGATCGTCTGGTTCAACGCGATGGAGGCGTTGGCCTGGGCGGCGGTGTGGCTGGCGGGCTGGGGGGCGAACTCGACGCTGTCGCTGATCGGCGGCTACCGGTTCCTGGCACAGGGGTTGGCGTACGAGCTGCCGCACATGCTCGCGATCACCACGGCCGCGCTGGGCGCGGAGTCGCTGCGGGTGGGTGAAGTGGTCGACGCCCAGGCGGGGCTGTGGTTCGCAGTGTGGATGCCGGCGGCCTTCGGGATCTATCTGCTCAGTGCCATGGCGATGGCGTTCTGGGGTCCGTTCGACCAGCCCGTCGGTCATGACGTGGCGGGTGGCGCGGCTTCCGAGCTGTCCGGGGCGGACCGGGTGCTCTTTCTCGGTGGCCGGTGGCTGCTGCTGGTCGTGGCGGCGGGGTTCAGCGTGCCGCTCTTCCTGGGGGGCGGGCACGGGCCGTTGCTGCCCGGCTGGGTGTGGACCGTGCTCAAGACGGCGGCCGTGCTGGCCTTCCTGGTGTGGGCCAGGCGCCGGGTGCCGACCCTGCGCATGGAGCGCTACCTGGAGCTGGCCTGGGTGGTGTTGACCCCGCTCGCCGTCGTGCAGGCGCTGGTCGTGGCCGCCGTAGTCCTGAATCGATGA
- a CDS encoding LLM class flavin-dependent oxidoreductase, producing MTNVRIGVMYDRDWAPEGLPGFARQAEALGVDDVWVVEDLGWNGGVSAAAVALGATERIMVGIGIAPAPLRSPALLAMELATLARVFPGRLVAGIGHGVQEWMAQVGAAARSPLSLLEETITSVRALLRGERVELKGREVHLDGVQLTHPPVEVPPVVAGVVRARSLELSGRVADGTVITEGHGPRDLENARALTAKGGAASDHALTVFAFACVGDDADEVTRILHPHIEGHGAWLGRPPHEVFTVSGPASQAAERLRALATAGADTVVLRIAGPDPLRQLEAVLDAVGPRNSSPGAAQ from the coding sequence ATGACGAACGTACGGATCGGCGTGATGTACGACCGCGACTGGGCCCCGGAGGGCCTTCCCGGCTTCGCGCGGCAGGCAGAGGCGCTCGGCGTGGACGACGTGTGGGTGGTGGAGGACCTCGGGTGGAACGGCGGGGTCTCGGCCGCGGCCGTGGCCCTGGGTGCCACGGAACGCATCATGGTGGGTATCGGCATCGCCCCCGCCCCGTTGCGCAGCCCGGCGCTTCTGGCGATGGAACTGGCCACGCTGGCACGGGTGTTCCCCGGACGGCTGGTGGCCGGGATCGGGCACGGGGTGCAGGAGTGGATGGCCCAGGTGGGTGCCGCGGCCCGTTCCCCGCTGTCCCTGCTGGAGGAGACGATCACTTCCGTACGCGCACTGCTGAGAGGGGAGCGGGTGGAACTGAAGGGTCGCGAAGTGCACCTGGACGGCGTCCAGTTGACACATCCGCCGGTCGAAGTGCCGCCGGTGGTCGCGGGCGTTGTGCGCGCTCGCTCCCTGGAGCTGTCCGGCCGGGTCGCGGACGGCACCGTGATCACTGAGGGCCACGGCCCGCGCGACCTGGAGAACGCCCGCGCGCTGACCGCCAAGGGCGGCGCCGCGTCCGACCATGCCCTGACGGTCTTCGCCTTCGCCTGCGTCGGTGACGACGCTGACGAAGTGACCCGGATCCTGCACCCGCACATCGAGGGCCACGGCGCCTGGCTCGGCCGCCCGCCGCACGAGGTGTTCACCGTCTCGGGCCCTGCCTCGCAGGCCGCCGAGCGTCTCCGCGCTCTGGCGACGGCCGGCGCGGACACGGTCGTCCTGCGGATCGCCGGCCCGGATCCGCTGCGGCAGCTGGAGGCCGTACTGGATGCGGTGGGACCGCGGAACTCAAGTCCGGGAGCCGCCCAGTGA
- a CDS encoding TfoX/Sxy family protein: MAYDEGLAERIRQYLHTDAGVTEKRMFGGIAFLYQGNMAVGVTGDELMVRVGPDAAHAALARPGARVFDMTGRPMRGWVVVAGSAVTEDEALGAWIDEGRAFAASLPPK; the protein is encoded by the coding sequence ATGGCGTACGACGAAGGGCTCGCCGAGCGCATCCGCCAATATCTCCACACGGATGCCGGCGTCACCGAGAAGCGCATGTTCGGCGGCATCGCCTTCCTGTACCAGGGGAACATGGCCGTCGGCGTGACCGGCGACGAGCTCATGGTCCGCGTCGGTCCCGACGCCGCCCACGCGGCACTCGCCCGGCCCGGGGCGCGGGTCTTCGACATGACCGGCCGCCCGATGCGCGGCTGGGTCGTGGTCGCCGGGTCCGCCGTGACGGAGGACGAGGCCCTGGGAGCGTGGATCGACGAGGGACGCGCCTTCGCAGCGAGCCTGCCGCCCAAGTAG
- a CDS encoding DUF5302 domain-containing protein, translating into MTAEAASPEGSEPAEPETSALAPDSDGNYDLKRKFREALARKRGAQADAADLAANPQASKIRGAHGPAASQRSFRRKSGG; encoded by the coding sequence ATGACCGCAGAAGCTGCATCCCCAGAAGGTTCGGAGCCGGCTGAGCCCGAGACGTCCGCACTCGCGCCCGACAGCGACGGCAACTACGACCTCAAGCGCAAGTTCCGCGAGGCCTTGGCCCGCAAGCGCGGTGCCCAGGCGGACGCCGCCGACCTTGCTGCCAACCCCCAGGCCTCGAAGATCCGCGGGGCGCACGGCCCGGCTGCGAGCCAGCGCTCGTTCCGGCGGAAGAGCGGGGGCTGA
- a CDS encoding NADH-quinone oxidoreductase subunit J, translating into MEVTVFWLLAVLAVVGGVMVFRFDSMARATFSLLASLLCVGGLVVLLGLDYLGIVIVLMMTIEMAIMAVFMVMYMMNPAGLMPMTMMHNKKGAAVVCGLVFVLLAAGILLAPWPARRGKAPADPTMELGMSLMGPQMLTMMTLGMALFATIVATVVLATRRGRYDRLGDDLRARRPEDPVRGGVGR; encoded by the coding sequence ATGGAAGTCACGGTGTTCTGGTTGCTTGCCGTCCTCGCGGTCGTCGGCGGCGTGATGGTGTTCCGCTTCGACTCCATGGCCCGGGCGACGTTCTCCCTGCTGGCCTCGCTGCTCTGCGTGGGCGGTCTGGTCGTGTTGCTGGGGCTGGACTACCTGGGCATCGTCATCGTGCTGATGATGACGATCGAGATGGCCATCATGGCGGTCTTCATGGTGATGTACATGATGAATCCGGCCGGGCTGATGCCGATGACGATGATGCACAACAAGAAGGGGGCGGCCGTCGTCTGCGGCCTCGTCTTCGTGCTTCTCGCCGCCGGGATCCTGCTCGCGCCCTGGCCCGCCCGGCGCGGAAAGGCACCCGCCGATCCGACCATGGAGCTCGGCATGTCCCTCATGGGTCCGCAGATGCTGACCATGATGACGCTGGGCATGGCCCTGTTCGCGACGATCGTCGCCACCGTGGTACTGGCGACCCGGCGGGGACGGTACGACCGGCTCGGCGACGACCTGCGGGCGCGGCGCCCGGAGGATCCCGTACGAGGCGGTGTCGGCCGGTGA
- a CDS encoding NADH-quinone oxidoreductase subunit A: MQTSDWEPVLALLVLVAGAVVLVHGLAVAVRAVREPLHTGPFSGGLEPREHALSRFHVRWYPVTMVFLAFDMEMLFMYPWTKVVSAVGTSAVVEMFLFLGILLAGVGYAWREGAFRWS, translated from the coding sequence GTGCAGACATCGGACTGGGAGCCGGTCCTGGCACTCCTGGTGCTGGTCGCCGGAGCCGTCGTACTGGTTCATGGTCTCGCCGTCGCCGTAAGGGCGGTCCGCGAGCCGCTGCACACCGGACCGTTCAGCGGAGGCCTGGAACCGCGGGAGCACGCGCTGTCACGGTTCCACGTCCGCTGGTACCCGGTCACGATGGTCTTCCTGGCCTTCGACATGGAGATGCTGTTCATGTATCCGTGGACGAAGGTCGTCTCGGCGGTGGGTACGTCCGCGGTCGTCGAGATGTTCCTCTTCCTGGGCATCCTGCTGGCGGGCGTCGGATACGCCTGGCGGGAGGGAGCGTTCCGATGGAGCTGA
- a CDS encoding heavy-metal-associated domain-containing protein — protein MTTETNSGSCCGTGSCGSDATVDVQGVGVTTVYKVSGMTCGHCEGAVSQEISALDGVTAVMAVAGTGEVTVTSAAPLDETAVRAAVDEAGYELVGQV, from the coding sequence ATGACGACTGAGACGAACTCCGGCTCCTGCTGCGGCACCGGCTCCTGCGGCTCCGACGCCACGGTCGACGTCCAGGGCGTCGGCGTCACCACGGTCTACAAGGTGTCCGGCATGACCTGCGGGCACTGCGAGGGCGCGGTCTCCCAGGAGATCTCCGCGCTGGACGGCGTCACCGCGGTCATGGCCGTCGCCGGCACCGGCGAGGTGACCGTCACCTCCGCCGCGCCGCTCGACGAGACGGCCGTCCGCGCCGCCGTCGACGAGGCCGGCTACGAGCTCGTCGGCCAGGTCTGA
- a CDS encoding DUF6153 family protein, which translates to MAMGSAPSGGMTVRWIHGVFLTLCVALAVLVHHETFAMDAPSVPHMVPATHAMPDRAAPVVSNDSSHGADDDGGCSTPGMQHCTTASVDSVQLAAPTRVGFDPSANLRQAAAAVSVPDATVGRAPPDLSVLSQLRI; encoded by the coding sequence ATGGCGATGGGGTCGGCGCCCAGCGGCGGCATGACCGTCCGCTGGATCCACGGGGTGTTCCTCACCCTGTGCGTCGCGCTGGCCGTGCTCGTCCACCACGAGACGTTCGCGATGGACGCCCCCTCGGTGCCGCACATGGTTCCCGCCACGCACGCGATGCCTGACCGGGCGGCACCGGTGGTCTCTAACGACTCCTCGCACGGCGCCGACGACGACGGCGGGTGCTCCACCCCGGGAATGCAGCACTGCACCACCGCGAGTGTCGACTCCGTGCAGCTCGCGGCACCCACCCGGGTCGGGTTCGACCCGTCGGCGAACCTGCGGCAGGCAGCCGCGGCCGTAAGCGTTCCGGACGCCACGGTCGGCCGAGCCCCGCCGGACCTGTCCGTCCTCTCTCAACTGCGCATATAA
- a CDS encoding multicopper oxidase family protein, translating into MNSINRRSALLAGLGVAGAGALAACSTGSGSGSGSGSGSGKNALVSPSGSEVVAAEKKRKGTGRQQKLTLTAAPAMIDLGGGVMPKTWAFDGRTPGKEVRLSIGDTLVAELSNQLPNKTATSIHWHGIALRDDMDGVPPTTQTAVRAGSTFTYKFVADAPGTYFFHPHVGVQLDRGLYAPLIVEDPKESLDYDDEWVVLLDDWVDGVTGTPDEVFAELKQGMGGMDMGSSSPSNSPDGDDMGDMGGMDMGGMDMGGDSASASAPSSGDMSMKFMLMGAESDLLGGDAGDVNYPYHLINGRVATDPDVHTVKPGKKVRLRIINAGGDTAYRVALGGHRLTITHTDGFPVRHQEADALLVGMGERYDVLVTLGDGVFPLVALAEGKNANGLAVVRTGSGSAPKATVRPKELDGMIMAASQLHAADEARLTSAETDVTHQIKLTGGMDKYNWAINGTPFDMNDPDAHPILIEEGQRVRLDFVNDTDMWHPMHLHGHTYQLGASGPRKDTSIVLPKRKLSVFFDADNPGQWMLHCHNAYHGEAGMMANVAYQA; encoded by the coding sequence ATGAACAGCATCAACCGTCGCTCCGCCCTGCTCGCCGGGCTGGGAGTCGCCGGCGCGGGCGCTCTCGCAGCGTGCAGCACCGGCTCCGGTTCCGGTTCCGGTTCCGGCTCCGGTTCCGGCAAGAACGCCCTGGTCAGTCCCTCCGGCTCGGAGGTCGTCGCCGCGGAGAAGAAGCGCAAGGGCACCGGACGGCAGCAGAAGCTCACCCTGACCGCCGCGCCCGCCATGATCGACCTGGGTGGCGGCGTCATGCCCAAGACGTGGGCCTTCGACGGCCGTACCCCGGGCAAGGAGGTCCGTCTGTCCATCGGTGACACCCTCGTCGCCGAGCTGTCCAACCAGCTCCCGAACAAGACGGCCACGTCGATCCACTGGCACGGCATCGCCCTGCGCGACGACATGGACGGTGTGCCGCCCACCACCCAGACCGCCGTCCGGGCCGGCTCCACCTTCACGTACAAGTTCGTCGCCGACGCCCCGGGCACGTACTTCTTCCATCCGCACGTCGGCGTCCAGCTCGACCGCGGCCTCTATGCCCCACTGATCGTCGAGGATCCCAAGGAGAGCCTCGACTACGACGACGAGTGGGTCGTCCTCCTCGACGACTGGGTCGACGGCGTCACCGGCACCCCCGACGAGGTCTTCGCCGAGCTGAAGCAGGGCATGGGCGGCATGGACATGGGAAGCAGCTCACCCTCCAACAGCCCGGACGGTGACGACATGGGCGACATGGGCGGGATGGACATGGGCGGGATGGACATGGGGGGCGACTCCGCGTCCGCCTCCGCCCCGTCGAGTGGCGACATGTCGATGAAGTTCATGCTCATGGGCGCCGAGAGCGACCTGCTCGGCGGCGACGCGGGCGATGTGAACTACCCCTACCACCTGATCAACGGCCGGGTGGCGACCGACCCGGACGTCCACACGGTCAAGCCCGGCAAGAAGGTACGCCTGCGGATCATCAACGCCGGCGGAGACACGGCCTACCGGGTGGCCCTCGGCGGCCACAGGCTGACCATCACGCACACCGACGGCTTCCCGGTCCGGCACCAGGAAGCGGACGCCCTCCTCGTCGGCATGGGCGAGCGTTACGACGTCCTCGTCACCCTCGGTGACGGCGTCTTCCCGCTCGTCGCCCTGGCCGAGGGCAAGAACGCGAACGGTCTCGCCGTGGTGCGCACGGGCTCGGGGAGCGCCCCGAAGGCGACGGTCCGCCCGAAGGAACTCGACGGCATGATCATGGCGGCGTCCCAGCTGCACGCGGCCGACGAGGCGCGCCTGACGTCCGCCGAGACCGACGTCACGCACCAGATCAAGCTGACCGGAGGCATGGACAAGTACAACTGGGCCATCAACGGCACGCCGTTCGACATGAACGACCCCGACGCCCACCCGATCCTCATCGAAGAGGGGCAGCGCGTACGGCTGGACTTCGTCAACGACACCGACATGTGGCACCCGATGCACCTGCACGGCCACACGTACCAACTCGGCGCCTCAGGCCCGCGCAAGGACACCTCGATCGTGCTGCCGAAGAGGAAGTTGTCCGTCTTCTTCGACGCGGACAACCCAGGCCAGTGGATGCTGCACTGCCACAACGCGTATCACGGCGAGGCCGGGATGATGGCGAACGTGGCCTACCAGGCCTGA
- a CDS encoding SRPBCC family protein codes for MTIDVTVRRETPLPPERVAAYAVDWRHDAEWTQGIRTTELTRQTDGGFGTGAEVTRTAYFLGRRIDYVLRVAAYEPPRLLDMVSVAAPMPMHVTYSVEARPRGTLAAIRVRGGPGELLRLASPLLARQVRSSLTQDLRDLERRLSERQGDI; via the coding sequence ATGACCATCGACGTGACAGTGCGGCGCGAGACCCCGCTGCCGCCCGAGCGGGTGGCTGCGTACGCCGTGGACTGGCGACACGACGCCGAGTGGACGCAGGGCATCCGTACGACGGAACTGACCCGGCAGACGGACGGCGGATTCGGGACGGGCGCCGAGGTCACCCGTACGGCTTACTTCCTCGGCCGGCGCATCGACTACGTCCTGCGTGTGGCCGCGTACGAGCCCCCGAGACTGCTGGACATGGTCTCCGTGGCCGCTCCCATGCCGATGCACGTGACCTACTCCGTCGAGGCGCGCCCGCGCGGCACGCTCGCGGCCATCCGGGTCCGCGGTGGTCCCGGCGAACTTCTGCGCCTGGCATCACCCCTGCTCGCCCGTCAGGTCCGTTCCTCCCTCACCCAGGATCTGCGCGACCTCGAGCGCAGACTCTCCGAGCGGCAAGGAGACATCTGA
- a CDS encoding NADH-quinone oxidoreductase subunit NuoK — protein sequence MTLELLLLVAAALFCVGLFGALTQQSIVMLMMGLELMLGGVILGAAAAWHYIAPAAADGQVLIVVAVTAMALEMAIGFAVVTALFRSREVDMTDMAAELKE from the coding sequence GTGACTCTGGAGCTGCTTCTCCTGGTGGCCGCCGCCCTGTTCTGCGTCGGGCTGTTCGGAGCGCTCACCCAGCAGTCGATCGTGATGCTGATGATGGGCCTCGAACTGATGCTGGGCGGGGTCATCCTGGGCGCCGCGGCCGCCTGGCACTACATCGCTCCGGCGGCCGCCGACGGGCAGGTGCTGATCGTCGTCGCCGTCACGGCGATGGCCCTGGAGATGGCGATCGGGTTCGCCGTGGTCACCGCCCTGTTCCGGTCGCGCGAGGTCGACATGACCGACATGGCGGCGGAGTTGAAGGAGTGA